One Campylobacter concisus DNA window includes the following coding sequences:
- the plsY gene encoding glycerol-3-phosphate 1-O-acyltransferase PlsY encodes MQNLILYAISYLLGSIPSGLILAKIFGHVDIKNEGSKSIGATNVLRVLKQKDPKLAKKLAILTIVCDVLKGVLPLMVASSLGASQSVLWTMAVLSVAGHCFSIFLSFQGGKGVATGAGVIAFFLPVEIIIALVVWFLVGKFLKISSLASLCALIALIASSFIIHPELDEIYTHAPILIIAFLVVYKHIPNIVRLISGKEKKVV; translated from the coding sequence ATGCAAAATTTAATACTTTATGCCATTAGTTATCTACTTGGAAGCATTCCGTCTGGTCTCATTCTTGCAAAAATTTTTGGGCATGTTGATATAAAAAACGAAGGTAGCAAGAGCATCGGTGCGACAAATGTTTTAAGAGTCTTAAAACAAAAAGATCCAAAATTAGCCAAAAAACTAGCCATTTTAACGATAGTTTGTGACGTGTTAAAAGGCGTTTTACCACTCATGGTCGCCTCTTCTCTTGGTGCAAGCCAAAGCGTACTTTGGACGATGGCGGTTTTAAGCGTGGCTGGACATTGTTTTTCTATATTTTTGAGCTTTCAAGGCGGCAAAGGAGTCGCAACTGGAGCTGGAGTGATCGCATTTTTCTTACCAGTTGAGATCATAATCGCTCTTGTCGTTTGGTTTTTGGTCGGAAAATTTTTAAAAATTAGCTCTCTTGCTTCACTTTGCGCGTTGATAGCTCTGATTGCATCAAGCTTTATAATCCACCCAGAGCTAGATGAAATTTATACACATGCTCCGATACTAATCATCGCATTTTTGGTGGTTTATAAACACATACCAAATATCGTTCGTTTAATATCCGGTAAGGAGAAAAAAGTCGTATGA
- a CDS encoding helicase HerA domain-containing protein has translation MKTIQENLKLFYIGLKDKEPFFYKNKDLTTHAAIIGMTGSGKTGLGITLLEEACIDNIPSIIIDPKGDITNLALTFPQMRPEDFLPYIDEAEAANKGQSVEEFAAAQAELWKNGIESSFQDLERVKILKESASFNIYTPKSSAGIGVALLSDFACPNISDEEIFSNYINSLAASVLSLVGINYEDMNSKEQLLISTIFDTKFKEQKDVSIEELINFIANPPFKKIGVFDVDTFYPSSERLKLAMKINALIASPSFKGWTQGVRLEISKMLFDENGKAKCNIFTISHLNDAERMFFVTLLLNEIIAWMRGTEGTSSLRAILYMDEIFGFFPPNANPPSKTPMLTLLKQARAFGLGCVLSTQNPVDLDYKGLSNIGTWFIGRLQTAQDKARVIDGLSGIAGSSLDKASLENLISNLAKRNFLLKNINEDGLNVISTRWALSYLKGPLSREQISNLMKKQKENLSDTRIDKSEMKFSIKPIISNEITQLYANSKSLTPNLFASAKVRIYDIKKGIDSVYEVSYLYELNENDNEPNWDEASEGLHVDASGNEPSGASFAAVPNFILKAKNFDNIQKDFKEYLYRNFKFNTFEALGIYSKNNETKEQFYIRLQDRCNEILEEQTAKLTAKFEKERKSLQDKLNKALAKLDKEQKEMTTSGLDAAINIGASILGAIFGSKLLSRQNAGKIASSARSANRVLKERSDVKLSEQSVNDINLAISELEEKFEKESDTLKEANDIKNIAINEIQISPKKSDIYDEKVVLLWR, from the coding sequence GTGAAAACCATACAAGAAAATTTAAAACTTTTTTACATCGGACTAAAAGATAAAGAGCCATTTTTTTATAAAAACAAGGACTTAACCACTCACGCAGCCATTATCGGTATGACTGGTAGCGGCAAAACAGGCCTTGGCATCACGCTTTTAGAAGAGGCCTGCATAGACAATATCCCTTCCATTATCATCGATCCAAAGGGCGATATCACAAATTTGGCCCTCACCTTTCCGCAGATGAGGCCGGAGGATTTTTTACCATACATAGATGAAGCAGAAGCAGCTAATAAAGGTCAAAGTGTAGAGGAATTTGCCGCTGCTCAAGCCGAGCTTTGGAAAAACGGCATAGAGTCGAGTTTTCAAGATCTTGAGCGAGTAAAAATTTTAAAAGAGAGCGCTAGCTTTAACATCTACACCCCAAAAAGCTCAGCTGGTATAGGCGTAGCGCTACTTAGTGACTTTGCCTGCCCAAATATTAGTGACGAAGAAATTTTTAGCAACTATATAAATTCGCTTGCAGCCTCGGTATTATCTCTTGTAGGTATAAATTACGAGGATATGAACTCAAAAGAACAGCTGCTCATCTCAACCATATTTGATACTAAATTTAAAGAGCAAAAAGATGTCAGCATAGAAGAGCTCATAAATTTCATCGCAAATCCGCCTTTTAAAAAGATAGGCGTTTTTGATGTCGATACCTTCTATCCAAGCAGTGAGCGCCTAAAGCTTGCCATGAAGATAAACGCACTCATCGCAAGTCCAAGCTTTAAGGGCTGGACGCAGGGTGTTAGACTTGAAATTTCAAAGATGCTTTTTGATGAAAACGGCAAAGCAAAGTGCAATATCTTTACGATCTCACACCTAAATGACGCTGAGAGGATGTTTTTTGTCACCCTTTTACTAAACGAGATAATCGCGTGGATGCGCGGCACAGAGGGCACTAGCTCACTTAGAGCGATCCTTTATATGGATGAAATTTTTGGATTTTTCCCACCAAATGCAAATCCACCATCAAAAACGCCTATGCTCACACTTTTAAAGCAAGCTCGTGCATTTGGTTTAGGCTGTGTCTTAAGTACGCAAAACCCAGTCGATCTTGACTACAAAGGCCTTAGCAACATCGGTACTTGGTTCATTGGCCGCCTCCAAACAGCCCAGGACAAAGCACGCGTTATAGACGGATTAAGTGGCATCGCAGGCTCAAGCTTAGATAAAGCTTCACTTGAAAATCTCATATCAAATTTAGCCAAAAGAAATTTCTTACTCAAAAATATAAATGAGGACGGCCTAAACGTCATCTCCACGCGCTGGGCACTTAGCTATCTAAAAGGCCCACTTAGCCGCGAACAAATTTCAAATTTGATGAAAAAGCAAAAAGAAAATTTATCTGATACAAGGATCGATAAAAGCGAGATGAAATTTAGTATAAAGCCCATAATCTCAAATGAGATCACGCAGCTTTATGCTAACTCAAAAAGCCTCACGCCAAATTTATTTGCAAGTGCGAAGGTGAGAATTTATGACATCAAAAAAGGTATCGATAGCGTTTATGAAGTAAGCTATCTTTATGAGCTAAATGAAAATGATAATGAGCCAAACTGGGATGAGGCTAGCGAAGGTTTGCACGTTGATGCAAGCGGAAATGAGCCAAGTGGTGCTAGCTTTGCAGCTGTGCCAAATTTCATTTTAAAAGCTAAAAATTTTGACAATATCCAAAAAGATTTTAAAGAGTATCTGTATAGAAATTTTAAATTTAATACCTTTGAGGCATTGGGAATTTATTCAAAAAACAATGAAACAAAGGAGCAGTTTTATATCAGGCTTCAAGATAGGTGCAATGAAATTTTAGAAGAACAAACTGCAAAACTCACAGCAAAATTTGAAAAAGAGCGAAAAAGCTTACAAGATAAGCTAAACAAGGCTCTAGCAAAGCTTGATAAAGAGCAAAAAGAGATGACCACAAGTGGGCTTGATGCTGCCATAAATATAGGCGCTAGCATACTTGGAGCGATATTTGGTAGCAAGCTTTTGTCTCGTCAAAATGCAGGCAAAATCGCATCAAGCGCAAGAAGCGCAAATAGAGTCTTAAAAGAGCGAAGTGACGTCAAGCTTAGCGAGCAAAGCGTAAATGACATAAATTTAGCCATTAGCGAACTTGAAGAGAAATTTGAAAAAGAAAGCGACACGCTAAAAGAAGCAAACGATATAAAAAATATCGCCATAAATGAAATACAAATTTCACCAAAGAAAAGCGATATCTATGACGAAAAAGTCGTACTTTTGTGGAGATGA
- a CDS encoding pilus assembly protein PilZ, with translation MDFKGRQELVINCEDSILKLRDKFIDDGIKFCRQLTFIVPHDQVKICLKNIFDTLLIQKPNATQLQDDLNILIPKSNARDELINFLLLNLTLNFSHSCDNSTFVGYFVNAVSRIKEILCGAKDQQETNVKDMIETGTFFYEDPINTFTRMKKAKVRPELLNLYDGLNIKYEAEILEIKEDSVVFRVDMMQILAMKQDGKGFILPNSFFSKPLCADIINYNITDKSVTFSNFSLNTTMYAYKRKFQRILPNRFTKTIIKGKQDKIEGSLYDVSEGGISVLSSQSANFKDNEELEVNFDLLMSEKMVKRVSLRLKLVTEITYKGYIRYCMKLIDDDETIKDFTQKRIKETLDELRSRINLYE, from the coding sequence AAATTTTGTAGACAGCTAACATTTATCGTACCGCACGATCAGGTAAAAATTTGTCTTAAAAACATCTTTGATACACTGCTTATTCAAAAGCCAAATGCTACGCAGCTACAAGATGATTTAAATATTCTAATACCAAAATCAAACGCAAGAGACGAATTAATAAATTTCCTACTTTTAAATTTGACTTTAAATTTTAGTCACTCTTGCGACAATAGCACCTTCGTAGGTTATTTCGTAAATGCCGTTTCAAGAATCAAAGAAATTTTATGTGGTGCCAAAGACCAGCAAGAAACAAATGTAAAAGACATGATTGAAACCGGAACATTTTTTTATGAAGATCCGATCAATACATTCACTCGCATGAAAAAAGCCAAGGTAAGGCCAGAGCTTTTAAATTTATATGATGGACTAAATATAAAATATGAGGCTGAAATTTTAGAAATTAAAGAAGATAGTGTCGTTTTTCGCGTGGATATGATGCAAATTTTAGCTATGAAGCAAGACGGCAAAGGTTTTATTTTGCCAAATAGCTTTTTCTCAAAGCCTTTGTGTGCAGATATCATAAATTATAATATAACAGATAAAAGTGTTACTTTTTCAAATTTCTCGCTAAATACAACAATGTATGCGTACAAAAGAAAATTCCAACGTATTTTACCAAATCGTTTTACTAAAACTATTATCAAAGGCAAACAAGACAAGATCGAAGGTAGCCTTTATGATGTTTCCGAAGGCGGCATAAGTGTATTAAGTTCACAATCTGCAAATTTTAAAGATAACGAAGAATTAGAAGTCAATTTTGATCTCTTGATGTCTGAAAAAATGGTAAAAAGAGTTTCTTTAAGGCTAAAATTAGTTACTGAAATAACCTATAAAGGTTACATTAGATACTGTATGAAACTCATTGATGATGATGAAACGATAAAAGATTTTACGCAAAAGCGCATAAAAGAGACGCTTGACGAGCTTCGCTCACGTATAAATTTATACGAATAA
- a CDS encoding dihydroneopterin aldolase, whose product MKSEMTTIIKDYKFETIIGMLDFERVTKQEVQMNLEICSTSFIDYVLIIDFVKNFYNERQFQSVEESLEETSKALKEKFSSLTSLKMEILKTEILPNAVVGAKINTIF is encoded by the coding sequence ATGAAAAGCGAGATGACGACGATCATTAAAGATTATAAATTTGAAACGATCATCGGAATGCTTGATTTTGAGCGAGTCACTAAGCAAGAGGTGCAAATGAATCTAGAAATTTGCTCAACTAGTTTTATTGATTATGTTTTGATTATTGACTTTGTTAAAAATTTTTATAATGAAAGACAGTTCCAAAGCGTTGAAGAGTCGCTTGAAGAAACCAGCAAAGCATTAAAAGAGAAATTTAGCTCACTCACTAGCCTTAAAATGGAAATTTTAAAAACTGAAATTTTACCAAATGCGGTTGTTGGAGCAAAAATAAACACTATTTTTTAA